One Thunnus thynnus chromosome 18, fThuThy2.1, whole genome shotgun sequence genomic region harbors:
- the LOC137169147 gene encoding cerebellin-1-like isoform X1 has translation MNTPNIWICEFTVLYSQSGCPWVKMRSGWFLVLVVCSMVGVQALKLTDKTEDELSSYPKKTTRGGHEDGGILNPERTTPAPADEDMRVLLQQLTARVEKLERECEARGKSKVAFSASLFTTEEWTHRGPFNIETELVFKKVTTNIGNAYNNRTGIFTVPMKGLYYIRFTGCVGNSGSLNAVLLKNGEKMFAIYNTVGSHSSGSNGMTLVLEEGDQLWVRLWSGQSIFDQSRLSTFSGFLVFPM, from the exons ATGAATACCCCCAACATTTGGATCTGTGAGTTCACAGTCCTCTACAGTCAGTCTGGTTGTCCGTGGGTCAAGATGAGATCTGGTTGGTTTCTGGTGTTGGTGGTCTGCAGTATGGTTGGGGTTCAGGCTCTTAAATtgacagacaaaactgaagaTGAGCTGAGTTCGTATCCTAAGAAAACAACACGAGGAGGACATGAAGATGGTGGGATACTAAATCCTGAGAGAACAACACCAGCACCCGCAGATGAAGACATGCGAgtcctcctgcagcagctgacagCCAGAGTGGAGAAActggagagagagtgtgaggcCAGAG GTAAATCTAAGGTGGCGTTCTCCGCCTCACTCTTCACCACTGAGGAGTGGACTCATCGGGGGCCTTTTAATATCGAGACCGAGCTGGTGTTCAAGAAAGTGACAACAAACATTGGCAACGCATACAACAACAGAACAG GCATCTTCACTGTTCCCATGAAGGGACTCTACTACATCCGGTTCACCGGCTGCGTGGGAAACTCTGGGTCCCTGAACGCAGTGCTGTTGAAGAACGGCGAGAAAATGTTCGCAATCTACAACACGGTGGGCTCCCACAGCAGCGGTTCCAATGGCATGACGCTGGTCCTGGAGGAGGGGGACCAGTTGTGGGTTCGCCTCTGGTCCGGGCAGAGCATCTTTGATCAGAGCCGGCTCAGCACCTTCAGCGGCTTCCTCGTCTTCCCCATGTAG
- the LOC137169118 gene encoding uncharacterized protein produces MRDPRNWTPGFGPAERGKPATYTGEKKAKWVAKSNKKWVRLATVVAYVLSVSLAAVILAVYYSLIWRPTTGTGTTGDPYITARHRNNQNTCKCDSCSNKTVNMQNKVSNNDSIDIKIYEDTINPENFSNTFINTSKVVDSTGSLEVPSTGPAEPPQAGKGFPSSALTTAKPPAVTAEDPSNLPTHRAAADRDPEADVGWKEADSSGSGTEELSDGVDIVTQEK; encoded by the coding sequence ATGCGGGACCCGCGGAACTGGACCCCTGGGTTCGGCCCGGCGGAGCGGGGAAAACCGGCCACTTACACCGGGGAGAAGAAGGCGAAATGGGTGGCCAAGTCCAATAAGAAGTGGGTGAGACTGGCCACCGTGGTGGCGTACGTCCTGTCCGTGTCCCTGGCGGCCGTCATCCTGGCTGTTTACTACAGCCTCATCTGGAGACCCACTACCGGGACCGGGACCACCGGGGACCCTTATATCACAGCTCGTCACAGAAATAATCAAAATACGTGTAAATGTGATTCTTGTagtaataaaactgtaaatatgcaaaacaaagTCAGCAACAATGATTCTATTGATATTAAAATCTATGAAGACACAATTAATCCTGAAAATTTCAGTAATACTTTCATAAATACCAGTAAAGTTGTTGACAGTACCGGGTCTCTGGAGGTCCCCTCTACCGGACCTGCGGAGCCGCCTCAGGCCGGGAAGGGCTTCCCCTCCTCGGCTCTGACCACCGCCAAACCGCCCGCTGTGACCGCGGAGGATCCGTCCAACCTGCCGACCCACCGGGCCGCGGCGGACCGGGACCCGGAGGCTGATGTCGGGTGGAAGGAGGCGGACTCCTCCGGGTCCGGGACGGAGGAGCTCAGTGACGGTGTGGACATCGTTACTCAGGAAAAGTAA
- the LOC137169147 gene encoding cerebellin-1-like isoform X2 produces MNTPNIWICEFTVLYSQSGCPWVKMRSGWFLVLVVCSMVGVQALKLTDKTEDELSSYPKKTTRGGHEDGGILNPERTTPAPADEDMRVLLQQLTARVEKLERECKSKVAFSASLFTTEEWTHRGPFNIETELVFKKVTTNIGNAYNNRTGIFTVPMKGLYYIRFTGCVGNSGSLNAVLLKNGEKMFAIYNTVGSHSSGSNGMTLVLEEGDQLWVRLWSGQSIFDQSRLSTFSGFLVFPM; encoded by the exons ATGAATACCCCCAACATTTGGATCTGTGAGTTCACAGTCCTCTACAGTCAGTCTGGTTGTCCGTGGGTCAAGATGAGATCTGGTTGGTTTCTGGTGTTGGTGGTCTGCAGTATGGTTGGGGTTCAGGCTCTTAAATtgacagacaaaactgaagaTGAGCTGAGTTCGTATCCTAAGAAAACAACACGAGGAGGACATGAAGATGGTGGGATACTAAATCCTGAGAGAACAACACCAGCACCCGCAGATGAAGACATGCGAgtcctcctgcagcagctgacagCCAGAGTGGAGAAActggagagagagt GTAAATCTAAGGTGGCGTTCTCCGCCTCACTCTTCACCACTGAGGAGTGGACTCATCGGGGGCCTTTTAATATCGAGACCGAGCTGGTGTTCAAGAAAGTGACAACAAACATTGGCAACGCATACAACAACAGAACAG GCATCTTCACTGTTCCCATGAAGGGACTCTACTACATCCGGTTCACCGGCTGCGTGGGAAACTCTGGGTCCCTGAACGCAGTGCTGTTGAAGAACGGCGAGAAAATGTTCGCAATCTACAACACGGTGGGCTCCCACAGCAGCGGTTCCAATGGCATGACGCTGGTCCTGGAGGAGGGGGACCAGTTGTGGGTTCGCCTCTGGTCCGGGCAGAGCATCTTTGATCAGAGCCGGCTCAGCACCTTCAGCGGCTTCCTCGTCTTCCCCATGTAG